CGCTGTCGCCCGGATTTTTCCAGTAGGTATGCCAGCCGTCGCGGATGTCCTGATGCAGCATGACCGACACGGTATCGCCGGGCTTCACGCGTTCCGCAGACGCGACCAGCCGCGCCGTCACATTGTCGGTGCGTACCGTATCGACCGATGCGCGAACAGCCGGCGACGCCTGCATTCCGGCAAGCGCCAGCAGGAGAAAGACCATTTTCCGCCTGAAAACCGATCGCCGCACCTGCATCGCCCTGTAGATTCAGTTCCGTTTCCGGCCCGGAATTTAGGCCGCTATCTGGTCAATACAAAATCAAGTTTTCTTTACCGATACAGGGCTATTGCGCATGCCGCCGGGTCAGGTTTCGCGGGTGAGACCCGAATCGACCCACAATTTCACGGCCAGCGACATGCTGCTGAACAGGGCAAACCCGCCGATCAGCGGCAGGACCGTGCCGTCATAGGATTGTCCGATAACGGTACCCAGGACGACGCCGGAAATGGTCGTGAACGACGTCACGACCCCGGCGCCGACTCCCGCGATATGGCCCAGCGGCTCCATTGCCATGGCATTGAAATTGCCCATCAGCATGCCAAAGCAGAAGAAATTGACCATTCCCCAGGTCATCAGCGACCACAGGGGCGGATGGCCCGCCTGCCAGAAGGACACGCAGAAAAAGGTGATCGACGCGGATCCCATCACCGTCAGGGCAATCGTCGTCAGCCGCCGCATGCCGAACCGCATGACGAGCCTGGAATTGGTGAAGGCCGCCGCACCGATCCCCAGCGCCAGGGCCCCGAAATAGAACGGAAACCGGATACCGAGGCCATATTGCACCTGCATCACCTGCGCCGCCGAGGACAGATAGCCGATGAAGGCGCCGAACACGAGTCCCGCCGAAACCATATAACCCAGGGATTGACGGTTGCGCAGAATTTCCAGAACGCTGCGCAGGATGACGGCGAGGGAAAACGGCTTGCGGTTCTCCGGCGCGAGGGTTTCGGGCTGGCGCAGTGCGAACCAGACAAAACCGATTGCCGAAAGCGTCAGCAACATGCCGAATATGGCGCGCCAGGACGCGACCAGCAGAATCGCCTGCCCCAGCAGCGGCGCCAGCGCCGGCACGATGATGAAAACCGACATCACCAGGGACATGATACGGGCCATTGCGCGCCCGGAATACTGGTCGCGCACCAGTGCGATCGTCACGATCCGGGATGCCGCCGCGCCCAGCCCCTGCAGGACACGGCCGGCCAGCATCACCTCGAAATTCCACGCCATCGTCGACAGCACGCAGCCGGACATATACAGCGCCAGGCCCGCATAGATGGCGCGTTTGCGCCCGATACTGTCGGACAGGGGGCCATAGATAAGTTGCCCGATCATCAACCCGACGAACAGGAAGGTCACGACAAGCTGGCTGTCATTGGCCTGCGCAACGCCGAGGTCCCTGCCGATTTCCGACAGGGCCGGCAGCATGGCATCGATCGAAAGCGCGACCAGCGAAATCAGCAATGCCAGCATGACGACAAATTCGCCCTGCGACAGGGCGCCGCCCGACCGCACACCTGCGCTATTGCCGTTACTCAAACCTTTTCTCCGCGTTTGGGCCGACACATGATGGCGGGCCCGTAAAAAGCAGGGATGACTGACCGTGCCGGGCGACACGGCGACCATGCCGGAGAGATTTCAAGCGGCTCCCAAGCCAGGACTAGACACGATTCTGTCTCTAAGCCGAAAGACTCCGCAGGGCAAGGCTCTCCCGCCGCGGGCGTACGGCAACGCCGAAATTCAGGTAGCGCCGGCATATCCCATCCGGGACGCCCAGAAACTCCAGCGTCCCAACTCACTGATTACCAGCCGTCCGCCCGTGCAACGGACAAGGGCTATTTCGACGAAGCCCTCGGTCGGATCGTCCATGAAACAGAATATCGTCTTGGCGAACAGAAGCCTGTCTTCAAGGCTTTCCGTGATACTGCCCGGTTCGGACGCCCGCCATTTCACGTAGACGTCGGGCCCCAGATTGTCTGTAATCCCGGAATCACACACGCTTTGGCGGCTTCTTCGGTCATCGGCAATCGGCGCGCAGCATTCGGCAGACCATGAAAATGAACGTCCTGCGCATAACGCCTCTTCAGAAACCACGCCGTCTTGATCCAGGCCAATCAGTTTGCCCGTGACCTCTATAAGCACATCAGTTCTGGTGAGATCGCCAGAGTCGATTCCCCGTCAGGCACGATCTGATCTGACTTCCCTTTCAGGATTCCTTTGCCGGACTGTCGCCAATCCCGCCATGTTTGGTCGGGCCTGTCTTGGTTTCGCCGTCGCTGGCCAACAGGGTGTCCAGGGCCTGCTGCACACGCTGAATCATGGGGGGATCGCCGCCGATCATCCCCTCTTCCTGAGCCACGGATTCCTCGACCGCATCGTACTCCCAGCCGCGCAGTATTTCGATTTTCTGCCCATTGCTCAGCGACGCATCGTTCAGCACCGCCTCGGGCGTTCCGAATTCGGTCCTCGGGTCACGCTTTACCTGCTCGCGATCGTCTCCGGCACTGTTCACCTTTCACCTCCTCGGGTTGGATTTGGGATTATTCCGTGAACGACCCGCCGGTCATTTTGTTCCTGGAACGGTCGGCGCCATTGCAGCTGTTACGGTGCCGCAACGCCGGGACGACCGGCAGATCGTGATCCTTCCGCAACGGCGCTGAGTTCATCGCGCGCCGAAAATCCGCTCGTAGGCGGCCTGGGTCACGGCACCGCCCTGGTTGATCGGCATATCCTTCGCCTTGTCGCGCAGTCGCAGGCGATAGGCGTATTCATGCGGCATCTGGCCATAGGGATCGGGCGCGCCCAGTTCCTTGGCGCAATGCGCCGCCCAGTCCGCATTCCAGATAAATTCCCGCGCGACGCCGACCAGATCCGCCTGACCCTGCCGCAATATCGTCTCGGCTTCCTGTGCGGTGGTAATACCGCCAACAGCGATCGTCATGATACCGGCTTCGCGACGGATGCGTTCGGCGAAGCCCGCCTGAAACTGGACGATGCGCGGCACCATCGGCATATCGGTATCGCCGGTGATGCCCCCGGAGGAACAATCGACCAGGTCGATGTCCCGTTCCTTCAGGGCCCGGGCCAATTGAACGGTGTCCTCCAGCCCCCAGATTCCGCCCTTCCCGTCGACGCAGGACACACGGAAGAACACCGGCTTGTCGGACGGCCAGGCGTCGCGGGTGACTTCCGCCACTTCCAGTGCGAACCGCATGCGGCCTTCCAGGTCGCCGCCATAGGCATCCGTGCGATGATTGCTGATGGGCGACAGGAACTGATGGATCAGGTAGCCATGCGCGCCATGCACCTCGACAATATCGTAGCCCGCATCCATCGAGCGGCGCGTCGCCTCGCGCCAGGCATCCAGCACCGTGCGGATATCGTCACGGTCCATTTCCTTTGGTGTAAACCGGCGCGGCAACTGGTCCAGCGCGCTGGGCGCCAGCCCTTGCCACGGCACAAACCCGTCCTTTGCATCTTCATCCGTCAGCGGGCGCCAGTCCTCGGTGGCGCCGTGACAGGACGCCTTGCGTCCCGCATGGCCAAGCTGGATTGCCGGCACCGCGCCCTGTTGGCGGATGAAATCGTTGATACGGCTGTATTGCGGAACATGACGGTCATGCCAGATTCCCGCGCAATCATAGGTCTTGCGGCCGCGCGCCTCGACGGCTGTTTCCTCGCCGAAAATGATTCCCGCGCCGCCGAAAGCCAACCGCCCGAGATGCGCCATCTGCCAGTCGCCCGGCCCGCCGTCTACGGAATTGTACTGGCACATCGGCGACACCACGATCCGGTTCTTCGCGGTCACGCCACGCAGGCTGACGGGCGTGAACAGGAGTGGCGGGACGGTATTGCTGTCGGCTGTCATCTGGGGTCCTCCGGTCCGGCGCGTCGTGCCGGACAAAGCTCGCACTTGTCGTATTTGGGTCAACGCGGATCGTCATGCCGCCTGTGCTGGACGCGCGCCATCAGCAGGCCGACCAGTATACCAGCCCCGAACAGCACGAAAAGAAGTAGCGCGCCTGGCAATGACAACGTCCAGAGCAGAAAATTCACCTCGACCGTCGCAGTATTCTGCAACGTGAACAGAATCACGATACCGGCCACAACGATGACCAGCCAGTACCGGAAATTTTTCACTGCCCGCACCGCGCCGGCAAGGTTAGCGCGATATCCGGGCCGATCGGTTGTTCGGCCATATCCAGGATGTTCGGGTCGCGGGCGTAGTTCAGGAAGGCCAGGTCATAGGACAGCAGCGCCGAACAATTGTCCCGGAACGCTGGATATCGCGCCAGCAGGCGGTCGTGGTCCTTTTTGATGGACTCCAGCGTTTCTTCGCAAAGCCGGTAATCGGGCACGACATAGCCCTTTTCCCGATATTGTGCGATCTGCGCGTCTGTCAGCATTCACCCGCTCCTCCGCCCGCTTTGGGACGCATTGTAGCGGCTGCCCGGAAAAAAGAAACCGGAGCATCGGCGCCAAATCAAAAAAGGGCGCCGGCTTGAAGGCAGTCCGGCGCCCTTTTTCTGACCTGAATATCCGATAGCATCAGCTTCGCGAATATTGCATTGCAGCAATTCCCGAAATGCATGGCTTCGATCAATCAGACGATATCGTTCGCCTTCCGTCCGGCTGCGATGCCTTCGCCGAGCGCCTTGAAGAAGTTGCTGAGTCCACTCCAAAGGGATACCATAACTCTATGGAACTCCTCGCTCCTTAACTGGTGCGCATTGCGGATCGCCTGATCGAGGGTCTTCGGGTCAACGGGGCCAAATTGTGTCATCATTTTTTCCTTTCCAACTCCACTCTGGTAGAACGCACCATGACGTCCTCTGTTGCAATGCAACATAATATTTTCTTGTTGATTAACAATCTCGAATTATTCAAATATATTGTGAAATACGGGAACCAATGGAGGCCACATGGATCAAAGCAGTGAAATGGCGGCCTTTGTGACCGTCGTCCGGGAAGCCGGGTTTTCATCGGCGGCGCGCACGCTCCACCTGACGCCATCGGCCGTCAGCAAGCAGATTTCCCGGCTGGAGGACCGGCTCGGCGTCCGGTTGCTGAATCGCACCACGCGCCGGTTCAGCATGACGGACGAGGGCGAGGCTTATTACCAGCGGGCTGTCTCGATCCTCGCCGAAATCGCCGAAACCGAGGCCATGATCTCGAACCGTGGCGGCGCGCCCCGCGGCATCCTGCGGGTCAGTTGCTCAACGACTTTCGGGCGGCAACAGGTCGTACCGCTACTGCCGGAATTTCTCGGCAGGTTCCCGGAAATAAGCATGCAGCTTTCGCTGTCCGATACGATGGTCGATCTGGTGCAGGAAGGCGTCGATGTCGCGATCCGTATCGCCGAACTCAGCGATTCGACATTGGTGGCGCGGCGGCTTGGCATGGACCGCCGGATCGTCTGCGCCGCGCCCTCCTATGTCGAGAAACACGGCCTGCCGAAAGTTCCCGAAGACCTGCGCGATCACAACTGCCTGATCCTGAATACGGCCCAGGCGATCAACGACTGGGAATTTTCATCGAACGGTGAGAGCCGCCGGATCCATATAGAAGGCACGTTTGAGGCAAACAGCGGCATTGCAGTGCATGCCGCCACCCTCGCCGGGCTGGGCATAGCGCAGCTGGCATCCTACGTCGCCGTCCCGGACCTGAAGGCCGGGCGGCTGATATCGTGCCTGGATGAATTCGTCGTCTCCCAGCGGCCGATCTACGCAATCTATCCGCATCGCCGGCACCTGTCGCCCAAGGTGCGGGAATTCGTGAATTTCCTGATCGACAAGTTCACCCCGACACCGCCTTGGGGCCACTGGCCGGTGGAGCACGAAGAGTGATCCGGACCGCTTTCCATGAAAGGCCGGAATAGCATAATCCAAAGTTCCTGACGTATGCTTCAAACCTGTTGCAAACGCAGCATCGAAAAAAAGCATGAAACGGGGGAAACACGGATGTCCTGGCAGCCGGAACTGGAAGAACTGAAGCGCCGCGAAGCCTTTGCCGAGGAACTCGGCGGACCCGACCGGGTCAAACGCCAGCATGACGGCGGCAGGCTGACCATCCGCGAACGGATCGACATGCTCGCCGACAAGGGCAGCTTCCGGGAGTTGGGCAAGATCGCCGGCATGGCGGAATATGACGGCAACAACGACCTGGAAAAGCTGACGCCGTCCAATTTCGTGTTCGGCCGCGCCATGGTGGATGGCCGCCGCGTGGTTATCGGCGGCGATGACTTCACCGTGCGCGGCGGTTCGGCCGATGCGACGATCAAGGACAAGCACCTGCTGTGCGAGCGCATGGCCAACGAATTGCGCCTGCCGTTGCTGCGGCTGGTCGAAGGGTCCGGCGGCGGCGGTTCGGTCAAGACGATCGAAACCACGGGCCGCGCGAATGTGCCCGGCACGGCGGGCTGGGAAATGGTCGTGTCCAACATGGGCACGGTGCCGCGGGTCGGGCTGGGGCTGGGGTCGGTTGCCGGGCTGGGCGCAGCGCATCTCGCCGCCACGCACTACTCCGTCATGCTGAAGGACAAGGCGGCGGTGTTCGTCGCCGGACCGCCGGTGGTCGAACGGCTGGGTCAGAAAGTCACAAAGAACGAGCTGGGCGGCTACAGGATCCAGTTGCGCGCCGGGGCGGTCGATCATGCCGTCGATACCGAAGCGGAAGCCTTCGCATGCGCGCGGCGTTTCCTGTCCTACCTGCCGTCATCGGTCTTTGAACTGCCGCCGCGCGCCGAATGCCATGACGACCCGAACCGCCGCACCGAATGGCTGATCGACGCGATTCCCCGCGATATCCGCAAGGTCTACAAGATGCGGCCCATTGTCGAGGCGCTGGTCGATGAGGGCTCGTTCTTCGAAATGGGCCGGCAATACGGCAAGTCTGTCATTACCGGCTTCGCGCGGTTTGACGGCTGGCCGGTCGCGCTGATGGCCAGCGATCCGTATTCCTACGGCGGCGGCTGGACAGCGGATGCCTGCCGCAAGGTCGCCAAATTCGTCGATCTGGCGGAAACATTCCACCTGCCGGTCGTCTACCTTGCCGACTGCCCGGGATTCCACATCGGCAAGGAGGCCGAGGAAGCCGGCACGATCAAGGAAGGCGTGCGCGCCATGCACGCCATGTGGCAGACGACCGTGCCCTGGTGCGCTGTCGTCATCCGCAACCTGTTCGGCGTTGCCGGCGCCGCGCATCGCAGCGGCGGGCGGTTCTGCACCCGATACGCCTGGCCGTCCGGACGCTGGGGTTCGCTGCCGCTGGAAGGCGGAATCGAGGCCGCCTACCGGGGCGACCTGGACGCGGCAGACGACCGCGACGCCAAGATGGCGGAAATCGAGGAAAGGCTGGGCAAGCTGCGCTCGCCCTTCCGCTCTGCGGAGGCCTTCCTGATCGAGGAAATCGTCGACCCGCGCGACACGCGTTCGCTGCTCTGCGATTTCGCGGACATGGCGGCGCCGCTGCGCGAAACCGGCAGAAGCTCCCACACGATGCGGCCCTGACCGGCGCCGTTCGCGATTGCCCCGCCGCGCCAAACGCGGGCGGCGAGGCGAACCATGACCCGATCTACCCGAAATTCGGCATCGAATTGGCGAGCGACGGACGCTTGACGATGTCCGCGTACCAGGCGGCCAGTTTCGGCCGACCGTCGCGCCACTTGTCGCCGGGGTGGCGACCGTCGGCATAACCGAGCGACGCCGCAGCGCTGAGGATCCCCATGTTCATCGGGCCGCTCAATTCGCCGGCAAAGCCTTCCAGCGCATCGTAACACCGTGCGGCCCGGCCCGTTTCCTTTTCAATGAGGGCGGGCGATTTTTCGGAAGGATCGCGCCGGTTTTCATGGGACCGCAGGAACAGCGAATCCATCAGCAGGGATGCGATACCTTCGATCTGGAAAGCGGTGCCCCGTGCCGCCGGATCGGACGGATACATCTTGCTGCCGGACGCTTCGTCCAGAATTCGCAGGATCAGCAGCGTCTCGCAAACGAAGGCGCCCGTATCGGTTTCCAGCGCCGGCACCTTGGCCCCCGGGCCGTAGCTGTACAGGACATTGTTCGGGTCGGTCAGTGGGTTGACGTCAACCAGTTCAACCTTGTCGCCTAGTCCGAATTCGGCGACGGCCAGCCGCGGGCGGCGGGCATAGGGTGAGTTTCCCGTGTAGAAAAGCTTCATGAAATGGCTCCCTTGCATGTTGGCTGCAGGCGACCCGTATTTCGCCCATCAGTGGAATTTCAGCGTGGACACGTCAGCATCCTTGTATAAGGTGACGACTATCTTATTTGACCGGTCGCGCGCAACTGCCATGCCGACCCGGACAACCGGGAACCGAGGCGAAACCCATGAAAATCACCGGGATTGTCGTCCACCCGCTCTTCATTCCCGCCGCACGCCCGGGTGGACTGCGCGGCTGGGACGGACTGCCCGCGCCCCTGCCCCGCGGCCCAGCTGCCCCAGGCCATGGCGGCCCGGCGCTATGTCGATGGCCGATGAAATCACACGGATCCGGCTGACCCGCGACGCCATCGGCCCCGACGTGATGCTGATGCTGGACATGAACGCGCCCTACGATGTCGCGAACTGCATCCGCTTCGCCCATGCGGTTGCGCCCTATGACATCTGCTGGCTGGAGGAACCGCTGTTCTGGCACCTGCAGCCGACGGATTTCATGCGGCTGGCGAATGCCTCGCCGATTCCGCTGGCGCATGGCGAACGGGAATGGACGCGCTTCACAGTTCGCGACTTCATCGATTCCGGTGCGCTGAAATTCGTCCAGTTCGATTCGACACGCCATGCGGGTTTCACCGAATCCCTGCGTATCGCCCATTACGCCAAAATGAACGGCGTACTGATCGCGCCGCATTCGGCGACACATTTTCACGCCCATCTGGTCTCGACCTTGAAATCGACTGGGAATTTGCGAAATCGGTCCGCAACGACGCGTAAAGTAATAATCTCGCCGGTCGTTCAGGCCGGCTTGGCGTCAATGCCATTGCGTCGATATAGTAATGGCCAAATACAACAACGAATTGGGACAGGATCATGAAATTCGGCGTAAGCTGCGGTTATATCAATCATATCGGCTATGTTTCCCATGCGGAAAACCTTGGATTCGACTATGCGTGGTTTTCCGATACGCATCTGATCCGTTCCAACATCTGGGCGACGATGGCTGTCGCCGCGCAACAGACGCGCACCATCAGGCTCGGCTCCGGACTGGCCATTCCGGGGTTGCGGCTGGCGCCGGTGGCCGCCTGCGGCATCGCGACGATCAACCGGATCGCGCCGGGCCGCGTCTTTTTCGGTACCGGCACCGGCAACACCGCGATGCGCACCATGGGACAGGCCCCCATGCGCATCAGGGAATACGGCGAATATATCCGCGTCGTGAAGGCGCTGCTGGCGGGTGAGGAAACGGACTACACGCTGAACGGCACCACGCACCCGATCCGGTTTCAGAATGTCGAGCTGGGCTATATCGACATCGAGCATCATATTCCGATCATGGTCGGCGGCTTCGGACCCCGGGCACAGGGGCTGGCGGGCGAGTTGGGCGACGGGCTGATCACCGGCATCCCGCGCGGCGGTTCCATTCCCGAAGCGTTGGCCAATGTAAGGAAGGGCGCGGACAGGGCCGGGCGCAAACTGGAAAACTTCCAGACCTATGCGCTGGTCAACCTGCTGATGCTGGAAAAGGGAGAGACGCTGGAATCGGAACGGGTCGTCGCCGAATGCGGCTCCGCGATCATGGCCAACGTGCATTACCTGGTCGACTTCGTGAAGGAAACCGGCCGCGAGCCGCCGGATTACGTCATGCCGATCTGGGAAGAATACATGGATTTCCACATGTCGCGCGACGAAGCCACCCGCCACCAGAAACTGCATGAAAGCCATTACAGCTATCTCGACCCGGAGGAGGCCCGCTTCATCACACCGGAAATGATCCGGAATTTCTGCATCGCCGGACATCCGGAGGAAATCGTCGATCAGCTGCGCGGGCTGGAAAAGCAAGGACTTAACGCCGTCACCTTCAGCCTGCCGGTCGAGAAGATGTACCGCCAGATCGAGGATTTTTCCCGCAACGTCATGTCAAAAATGTAGACGAAATGCCGTTACCCGGCGAAACCCTGCAATCGGATCGCGTCATTGCGGAATCCCGCCATCAGGCCCTGCACGCCAGATGTAACGAAAATTATAACGCACCGAAAAAAGTGTTAAAGGCGGATTTCAGAATTGGAAAGCCGGCCTTTTTTTATGCACACGCTCATATAATAGCCAGCCCGCGCCGTTTCCTGAATTAGCGCTATATTAGAACATTATTATATTTCAATGACTTGAAAATCCTTACTTCCTCCAACTCTTTGGCATTGAAGTTGCACAAAGTGCGATGACGTCAAAATGCGT
This portion of the Alphaproteobacteria bacterium genome encodes:
- a CDS encoding glutathione S-transferase N-terminal domain-containing protein, translating into MKLFYTGNSPYARRPRLAVAEFGLGDKVELVDVNPLTDPNNVLYSYGPGAKVPALETDTGAFVCETLLILRILDEASGSKMYPSDPAARGTAFQIEGIASLLMDSLFLRSHENRRDPSEKSPALIEKETGRAARCYDALEGFAGELSGPMNMGILSAAASLGYADGRHPGDKWRDGRPKLAAWYADIVKRPSLANSMPNFG
- a CDS encoding NADH:flavin oxidoreductase/NADH oxidase; amino-acid sequence: MTADSNTVPPLLFTPVSLRGVTAKNRIVVSPMCQYNSVDGGPGDWQMAHLGRLAFGGAGIIFGEETAVEARGRKTYDCAGIWHDRHVPQYSRINDFIRQQGAVPAIQLGHAGRKASCHGATEDWRPLTDEDAKDGFVPWQGLAPSALDQLPRRFTPKEMDRDDIRTVLDAWREATRRSMDAGYDIVEVHGAHGYLIHQFLSPISNHRTDAYGGDLEGRMRFALEVAEVTRDAWPSDKPVFFRVSCVDGKGGIWGLEDTVQLARALKERDIDLVDCSSGGITGDTDMPMVPRIVQFQAGFAERIRREAGIMTIAVGGITTAQEAETILRQGQADLVGVAREFIWNADWAAHCAKELGAPDPYGQMPHEYAYRLRLRDKAKDMPINQGGAVTQAAYERIFGAR
- a CDS encoding carboxyl transferase domain-containing protein produces the protein MSWQPELEELKRREAFAEELGGPDRVKRQHDGGRLTIRERIDMLADKGSFRELGKIAGMAEYDGNNDLEKLTPSNFVFGRAMVDGRRVVIGGDDFTVRGGSADATIKDKHLLCERMANELRLPLLRLVEGSGGGGSVKTIETTGRANVPGTAGWEMVVSNMGTVPRVGLGLGSVAGLGAAHLAATHYSVMLKDKAAVFVAGPPVVERLGQKVTKNELGGYRIQLRAGAVDHAVDTEAEAFACARRFLSYLPSSVFELPPRAECHDDPNRRTEWLIDAIPRDIRKVYKMRPIVEALVDEGSFFEMGRQYGKSVITGFARFDGWPVALMASDPYSYGGGWTADACRKVAKFVDLAETFHLPVVYLADCPGFHIGKEAEEAGTIKEGVRAMHAMWQTTVPWCAVVIRNLFGVAGAAHRSGGRFCTRYAWPSGRWGSLPLEGGIEAAYRGDLDAADDRDAKMAEIEERLGKLRSPFRSAEAFLIEEIVDPRDTRSLLCDFADMAAPLRETGRSSHTMRP
- a CDS encoding LLM class flavin-dependent oxidoreductase translates to MKFGVSCGYINHIGYVSHAENLGFDYAWFSDTHLIRSNIWATMAVAAQQTRTIRLGSGLAIPGLRLAPVAACGIATINRIAPGRVFFGTGTGNTAMRTMGQAPMRIREYGEYIRVVKALLAGEETDYTLNGTTHPIRFQNVELGYIDIEHHIPIMVGGFGPRAQGLAGELGDGLITGIPRGGSIPEALANVRKGADRAGRKLENFQTYALVNLLMLEKGETLESERVVAECGSAIMANVHYLVDFVKETGREPPDYVMPIWEEYMDFHMSRDEATRHQKLHESHYSYLDPEEARFITPEMIRNFCIAGHPEEIVDQLRGLEKQGLNAVTFSLPVEKMYRQIEDFSRNVMSKM
- a CDS encoding LysR family transcriptional regulator is translated as MDQSSEMAAFVTVVREAGFSSAARTLHLTPSAVSKQISRLEDRLGVRLLNRTTRRFSMTDEGEAYYQRAVSILAEIAETEAMISNRGGAPRGILRVSCSTTFGRQQVVPLLPEFLGRFPEISMQLSLSDTMVDLVQEGVDVAIRIAELSDSTLVARRLGMDRRIVCAAPSYVEKHGLPKVPEDLRDHNCLILNTAQAINDWEFSSNGESRRIHIEGTFEANSGIAVHAATLAGLGIAQLASYVAVPDLKAGRLISCLDEFVVSQRPIYAIYPHRRHLSPKVREFVNFLIDKFTPTPPWGHWPVEHEE
- a CDS encoding LapA family protein, encoding MKNFRYWLVIVVAGIVILFTLQNTATVEVNFLLWTLSLPGALLLFVLFGAGILVGLLMARVQHRRHDDPR
- a CDS encoding multidrug effflux MFS transporter yields the protein MLALLISLVALSIDAMLPALSEIGRDLGVAQANDSQLVVTFLFVGLMIGQLIYGPLSDSIGRKRAIYAGLALYMSGCVLSTMAWNFEVMLAGRVLQGLGAAASRIVTIALVRDQYSGRAMARIMSLVMSVFIIVPALAPLLGQAILLVASWRAIFGMLLTLSAIGFVWFALRQPETLAPENRKPFSLAVILRSVLEILRNRQSLGYMVSAGLVFGAFIGYLSSAAQVMQVQYGLGIRFPFYFGALALGIGAAAFTNSRLVMRFGMRRLTTIALTVMGSASITFFCVSFWQAGHPPLWSLMTWGMVNFFCFGMLMGNFNAMAMEPLGHIAGVGAGVVTSFTTISGVVLGTVIGQSYDGTVLPLIGGFALFSSMSLAVKLWVDSGLTRET
- a CDS encoding enolase C-terminal domain-like protein, encoding MSMADEITRIRLTRDAIGPDVMLMLDMNAPYDVANCIRFAHAVAPYDICWLEEPLFWHLQPTDFMRLANASPIPLAHGEREWTRFTVRDFIDSGALKFVQFDSTRHAGFTESLRIAHYAKMNGVLIAPHSATHFHAHLVSTLKSTGNLRNRSATTRKVIISPVVQAGLASMPLRRYSNGQIQQRIGTGS